Below is a genomic region from Argiope bruennichi chromosome 11, qqArgBrue1.1, whole genome shotgun sequence.
ACACaaaaatgcatcataaggaaataaaatatgcttcatatctttagttttaaatacaaattttaaaatctatgcttcctgaaaaatacttaaaaattttatatcatgaattacagaatataacttaaaaatagcacagcaATGAACTTgcaaaaaaacttatgtaatctttcctttaagtaatctttcctttatgtaatctttcctttaagttgttattatttctacaaatgtttaatatttttgaaccaataaatcgtaaaattattatttatttattcagtcatcactttctttgttaatttgtgtacgacccctaaaacacgaacatccgacataatttttttcctctttgccaactcatatccaggcatcgaaaagtcatttaaatcagcatttatgtagtttcatatttttgagactttttgtgaaaaattgctgaaattttgtacatgacctaaTTAAAGGAtgaggcacattttactcattggcaATTTTTTTGTACGGGATCCGAATAAAAATACctgaaatttttaatcgatttcataatattttgcaccattttttatacaactttgtaatttacagtatatgtctatgataaatatttaaggaataaaagatgcggtcaaggtttttgagacaccctgtatatgcaAGCTGCACAATAcaacaattattaaatactttgatatttcacaatatttttacaacttttctactttttttatgcaaacatatagaatgcttttcaaaaataaaagtgaacAATCAAAGAAATACATATCCTAGTGTTTTTTAAGTGAAACTATAATATGTATAAGATTAATCTTTTCCATAccgaaacaatttaattttcagctCAGTTCGAtttgatttctatatttattttgacCATCAGagtattatgtttatatattgagaataaactattcaaatatttccaataaatatgaTGGAACATAAGGGAGGTTTTAATatggattttataataattaaataataatttattatttaaaaattgtagttcttaaaaataaaatacaatttgctgttatttatactgaatgaaaatatcacacattttaaataattttttatttgcttacagTTACCTCTTAcaatgtttaatcaaattttgtaatattctataaaaattaataacttatgcAAAAATTACCTctcagcagtttttaaaaaaatcctttgaaacaACTAAAAGTTGCATtttaggtaataaaaaaaaataagttgcagataataagattttgtttaaaGCAAGATCTAGAGGCTCAACAAGCTTGGTTCTTAAATACAGAGAAATTTCTAGAAAGTTCAATATCGTACTTCTTCAGATTATAAGCATCTGCTCTGGAATTCAGTTTCAGATTTCAATGTGGTGAATCTTAGTGAGCTTTACAGTATGTGATTTGAGTAATTATTTAGTTTGTTCTCTATTAAGATTGAGTTTTGAAttacatttgtaaattattttaatccaaggAAACTTAGTCATCATTTGTATCTGCTTGCACAAGTGGAAGATGATACACAAAACAAAAATAAGgcttatttaaaatcttttttatttgtatgtgcTCTAGTATTCAAGCAGTTAtcaatattaaacacatttttattttttttaatattataattatagcatttaaccatcatatatgataattataatttgaagcatattatatgtatttattgtaagaataaccaatgaaaaatataaaaataagctttataaacataaaagtgAATACTTCTATACATGTATTAGTACTTTAAAAACAATTAGATTGTagatttattcacttttttattgaatgtttcacataactaaaaaataaagcttaacCTACAAAGGTCATATTAACAGATGTGTGTGTGCGTAATGTTAGTATATTACCAAGCTAAAAGTAAATGTAGAAATAGTTTAcctataatgcaaataaataatttactcagAAATTGCAATACCcattaaattgtatatattgCTTAAAACTTACCATTAACCATAGTACATCATACAATAAGTCTTCGGTTGGACACATATATTTCAACATTGTTGACCGACCCATATTGATTTCTGAACAGAACCATCTTTCAAATGATACATGACAAAATTTTATGACATCtggtaattattatttaataatcattcatTTCATGACATATGACAGGTTATAGTGATTTTAGTCAACcagctttttaattttcaaaacaatggaTAAAAAAAGAATCTCATGTGTTGATTaaacactgtttttttttatgaggGAAAAATACTGCTAAAGGCAAACAGTGCCTTGATAAGTGTTGTGAAGATTTTGCATGAGGAATATCAactattattgattaatatattgaatttaaatgcaGTTGCACAGACACCAATAATGCTGAATGCTGTGCTCCCCTAAAATCAGCAATTACTTTGGAAAACAAAAAAAGTCCacaaaataactttgaaaaaccATAAAGTGAAGTTATATGAGATAGCTGACACATTAAAAACATCAGAAGGAGGTGCATTCacaattttacatgaaaatttgatCATACGCAGGTTGCTTTTGAAATggatgtcatttttttatatcaaattgaaaAACATGTTGATGATTCAAAGCTCTGTTTGAAGCTGTTTGAGCAAGATAAAAAGGATTTCTTGCATTGGATGCAACAATGGAGGAATCAAGGAACCATAACTGCACATCTAAACCAAAAAGATCTTCAGTTGAGAGGACAGCAGCTGGTTAAATTTATTCGAAGCAATCAAAGACTCAAAAGTCAGCTGGCAAGGTCATGACATCTGTATTTTGGGATGCACATTGTATTTTGCTCATCAACTATCTTAAGTAAGGCAAAACTATCAATGGTGAATATTACATGGCATTATTGAATTCACAGAGTgtagaaatcaagaaaaaatagcCTCACATATGAAAGGAAAAGTGCTGTTCCAATAAGATTATTTATGTTACAAGTTGATGAAAACAATAGTTAAACTGAATGAAATATGCTTTGAATTGCTTTCATATCTACCATACCCTTCAGATCTAACCCACAGCAATTATTGGCTTTTGAAGATATCAAAAGGATatcctaaaaaaagaaatttggctCAAATGTAGAAGTGATTGTCAAAACTGAGGTTTATTTTGAGAACAAAGACAAAACATTCTACAAAAAAGGCATCAAAAAGCAGTGTTAGAATGAATGTATCACTTTTGAAGAAGAATATGTAATGAATaaagttaatttctaaaaaaaaaagattgcttttctTAGTTAGATTGGGAACTTAATGatacattatttcaaaacatttaatgctattttgaaaaCATGGAGGTTAAATTCAAAATGCCTGAAAATTCAACATATGATATTGCTTGATGTTACTAGTTATTAAATAACATGATGATTTTACCAGTTacagctttcaaaataaataaactgcatttttaatacatgaaattcaatcctttaaaatatttaaactaaatttttcaaaatatatattaaatgttcagaatttacaatattttaaagacatatgcAAGTAAATATGAGATAATTGCTTTAGAGATGAATATGATTCTTTtgatatcataatatatattaaagaaagaattcaaTATACAGATTTCTCAATTTCAATACTGTAGTACATCATTCAATAcatcaaattcatttaaacaaaaatatataatataaaaatttatatgcatatatatgtaatgatattttaaaatctaatttaaatcttaattaattctctaatttttatcataaattagataatgttaacttcattctaaaatgttctctaatttcctgatccaattcctacttctttatttaattgacaCTAGATGTGCTCTAGAAAACTGAGAACTCCTGCATTTCCCACACTCATatcgaagggataaaaatccctaatgcttacaacattcttttaaagatacttaagattccctttcctaagactatATATgccaaagaaatccttatcaaactCTCATAGTAAGATTACTGAAAGGAAAAATTCATGTTTCTTTTGCTCTTGTATTGTGATGCCGCCTGACACATCTCCTACTGCCTTTTTTCTGTACTTAATATGACTCCtgtagtgaaataaatcgaagttaaaattccaaaagttccaTCATTTCAGTCATACTCTGTTAAGATATGCttacatacacatatacatatacatatcaaaattttaaagttaacaaaaaaattaagaagataatATCCGTTtccaaaagaaattgaaaaagaattaataaattttcatcttcaaTCATTTTACCTTCATAAAAGTTAGACTCCTACCCaaaccttgaaaaaaaaaaaaaaagaaaaaaaaaatggttacttTACATGAAGACAGATTATGCTTCAGCTGGCTGGCAAGATTCTTAGCATGTAGAAATATAAGggctaaaaaaaagaaaacatcattaagcaaatcaaatatcttattttataaaggaaagttttaaatacataaaaatagaaacagtcacattatataacattttaatatttaccatttacttaacatctaaaaaaatatagtCATCTATATTCCATAGATGATTATGCTAACCAAATAATCAAatgcttaataataaaaaaaaaactttatagtaaaagctaatactaaataaattatataaatatcagaaaaaattgaaatatttaaatagaatcagTTTCCCTGTCTTTGAaattctcaaaaatgttttatgagtAAAACGGAAGCTATTaagttgttataaaataaaagaagctaAAAACGTTCATTCAATTTCTCCATTAAATTTGTTCATTCAATTTCTCCCAATTTTGAACCATTTGCATGATGAGTTTTCATTATCCTCAAAATTTGATGCCTTTTAAAACTAttagttaatgttaaaaaaaaatctttatatttgtgaattgtttagaaagaattaatcaaaattgcaatcaaatttgcaaatttcaaatattagatttaatatttcacatactaatgaaatatattatgtttcTCCTTCAAAACTTAAATTCAGAAGGACACTACCCATTTATTTAAGATTAGTACtttgaagtcaatttttttaatactgctatggctaaatttattactaaaatcagtacagaaaaaaaaaattgataaactgGAAGCTGATAGATGGATcacaataaaaatatgttgtgaAAATCTTCCATAGCATCCTTTTTTCTATGCCTTCTAATAGGTAGCATTTCAGAGGTTAAGGAACATTGTCCTGCTAGTGGTATGTATATGTACCAAAATATTTTGATCCTCTGCATACAAGTCTACTACAAAGAGCTTACTACCaaacaaatctgaaataaatttaaattgataataaaggaGACAGTATGTGTATGTCTCTATTGACCATAGATCTAGCCTGTAAAATACCAACATCTACCAAATTTGCTACATATATACCTCAGAGAGTAGAAATGTGACTCTTAGAAtgctctatttatttattttttgaaaattttaataaatcaaaaattaagctctATTTTAGGGGCTTTCCACAGTAACTTCAGAATTGCTGtctgaaaattattcttacatttgcaaattattttttttaagatatcaattttttagtaatgcaaatttttcttgaatttaggcatttttttttaatttaccttttttCAATAGACTGCATTGTTACCCAGAAAtataaatccttttaaatattccattaaatatttaatagcatgaCTTTCTTCCACTGTTTAAAACTAATGAAGATTGATTCTGTTTAATGCAAGTGtagtttacaaaatgaaaaaaaagttaaatgaagttaaataaattccaCCATTACATTTTTAACTTCTTGAGTTATAATGATGTGTTAAGTATGTAACTATATATACTTCCTCCAATTAATTCATAGTGCAAGATCTATTAGCTCCATGATATCTTGGGATTGGTCTCCATTGGGAAGGTTCATGAACACAATGTAtgcaagactattaaaataatacagctttaatAACTGACAATTTGATggctaaaaataatttgtaggtGGAATCAGAGCATGAAGTTATGTCTAAgagattaattgaaattaaatacatttaatattcctAACAAACTACTTGCTCGCCAAAAGTAATAATCATCaaaatgcttcatattttttacaaattctctTCAGTGATCTACTGATTTGTTAAGAATATtggttgaattttatttcaatgggtGCTGATTGGCATATTTTCTTTAAGACAGTCCATGAAGAACTCTAAAATcatgcatttaaacaaaaaagtgatattcaaattttcataactcaatcagTTTTAGTCAAAAAATcgtggaacatttttttttttaatttaaaatattagtgtctcacgACTGATTATTAAATATGATAGGATAGAATAtctatataagaatttaaaattcatcagaacatttatagactcaaactacataaaataaaattatttacttcatttttactaTCTTATGTAtgaaacatagaaaaaatattgcaatcatgaaaaaattcaacTATGAAATTCTGTCAAATATCATTTCCTTgacaaatttgaaaaacacatttttggcattgcaTCTGTATTTGTCCacttgtctgtgacaaagatgacacaaaaatactttgagtagatgcatgaaatttggtctttatactaaatttgtagatttctgtcaaattttgaccaaaatcGGTTCAAATGAAGTCTGTCTGTGTGGtgattcaaatataagttaacatgataatgaCAGAACAAAAAGAGCTGTATGgtagacagatttaacatctatactgcAGATACCTATCAAAACTTGAGCTAAATCCAGCAAGGGATTGAATATCTATCACTCTGCACTTTCAAAAACctaatgtaaatgcaataactcaaaaacacaatgacataaatatatcaaatttggtatgcgattttgtgactacaattacagatctgtgtcaaaattttgttggGAAAAACACATCTATAATGCAGGTGTGATTTTTGGATCCGTTTAATTGCATCCAGTGATGACTACCAAAAATCTtaccaaggatcacatgatagattcagtaaaaatgccaactTGTAAAAATGCCATGCTGTAGTttagcatttctttaaatattaccaTGCAAGACATCATTTGCTTTATCAAAGGTCAACAATTTTTTGCAGGTGGAGAAAGATAACCTTAATTAAAGAATCACCAGAAAGTTTTCAGGAGATCACacactgattttattaaaaaatatgtgcaaattattaggaatttaaaaattagcagtAGAGCCCTAATTACAGTGGGTATATTATACATGCAAAAACATGTTTGTCTTGAATaacactgaataattaatataaatattttaaaggataacagaatttttttttcttacacttattattttatatatatatatatatatatatatatatatatatatatatatatatatatatatatatatatatatatatatatatatatcccattttatatttatttcatttcatttagataTATATACTGACAATTATACTTTTTTAGGCTTAGTTGCTTTTAGTTTAAATTGTCAACAtgataatgcattaataaaagctaattttttctatatatatttaacatgctcatatagattaaattttatctttattttgcgcaaaataaaatgttagaaaatatgattaaattatttttttttaaaaaaacgtgattaaaaactgaaaattaattcatatattaaaaaattgatatcattggaatttttatcatcctttttaaattttaaaatgtaaaaataatttctgaggaGTATTCTTTAAAGTGTTATCatggaaaaaaatgctaaaattttacttaatttttaattaaaattataatttaaattgaaaaaaaacctGCTTCAAGTGCACTTTCCGATTCTCTAAACTATgcatgcaccaaattttatagctctaagtcaaacaggCAGGCTTTTACAATGCCATAGAAacaaacacacatattcatcttgaTTATAAGTACAGATAAATcaatactttgtttataaaacaatttatgtgctggaaacataaaataaaatttacattgcaatgtacaaacttttaaaaaataaaattcatagtttaagcaatcattgaaaaatttactatatttcaattaattttcacattttaaaataattgtagtgcagattttttattcaaattatctataaaaatgattataaaatcagtgaaattttatttaatgtactaAATAACTATCagcaaaaaatttatcataatttattttaataataatattgaatttagtaatgtattctgtaaaattaatgaaatacaattttaggaagaggaaaattaattaaactgtaatAGAAAGTAACTTCTAACATTTAGGCAGGGTCAAATTTGCAAAAAAGCAATATGCTCAATATGAGGAGCCAGATGACTCGTTGTTGAAATCGTTGACAGGTTGTCGAAATCGTTGTTTTCaacaaatgtaattataaaaaaaaaggaaaatatttaagtttctcGCAATGCAGGCTGAcatataaagaaattgttttgtattttataccAGAAACTAAAAGCTAATCTTTGGATAAATTAAGCATATCTTTGGCAATTATTCACAAACATgtgattaatatacaaatatctaaaaattcaaatgtatgtCTTGAAAATGCATGTCACTTATTTAgaatattacaatttattgaaACTGAGCCATAACTCAATCTAAAGACAAAAGAATAATTAGAAGTTAGTAGTACAGTCATAAATTGAATATGATACCAATTATCCCAGCAAAgtttaatgtttctgaaattaaatgcataatttggCACTTATTAATTAACGATGCAGGAATGACGATAATTTTGacacctttatttttttttcttttatccttagcatcaataattttgatatattttatacaaacagCATAAACAGGTgcttgttttcttttcattttgtaataaagatGAAGAATTTGTGCTAGTAAAAACTTTACAAGAACAGGCCACAAATGTAACAgcattatattaatttgttactGCATAAATTATGATAGAGTTGAGAATTAAAAcgcatcataaaaaaatatgaaaaaaataaaatgaaatgtttgatacactaaatacaaattctttcctatatattttcttttctaattatatagtaaactaaattccaaatattatttatatgctaatgaggaaaataataaaatgtatataaagtaCTTTCAAATTgcctgaaacttttttttttttctttctaaatataataacatGACACTTTTCTACAACAATACACAGTTTAACAGATTTATAAtctaagtattaattttattagagaaagggccctataaaaataaataaatacatagtgAACATACCTCTTGGGCTGGtaatcatgattttatttatatatttgaatagagTGCGCAAAATAATGCTTTCCAAAAAgaatgattgattgattgaattgtGATGAGAATGGGATTTTTGACAACAAAGACCATAATGCCAAAAGAGAAAAGCTCATGGTACTTCACAATTCAGGTTTTGCTAGTAATActttcataatacaaaaaaaaaaaaattaagaatgcgAATCATTATAAGGCGAAGTAGAAACAGAATCGTACAAATGTTAACCATACTGGCGATATTTTATTATCTGTTGAAGGGAGAAGTTTCATAACGGGAGCATGAAAATTTGGCCTCCTTATTGACAATACAATATTCATTCACTTGTGTTctagatgatatatatatataccatttttatgattattaaaaattttaagtaatgcaaaacatctaaaaatattttttttcaattttcattatttattattcaaaaattttatttagaacttaTGATTCGTTCATTACTTAGATTCGTTCTTATAAATCCGTTCTGTTTTGGAGATACTGTGTTTATAGTGtgatgtaatttatataaaacgaaatatgtattatactattttattaatttgcgtTACATTAGCGTTTGCTGATGAACTCGATTCTTCAGATAATCCAGATAAATATGCAATTGATGGTACTGTTATTCCTCCAGATGTAATTACGCCAGAATGGTTATTATCAACAAAAGTTTTAGTAAATGGTGGAGAGAGATTGGGTTTCTtaaggtaaaatatttataaatgttttgtttagatttgagaattttctatattttaagagttaatttatttgttttgcataGATGAAGCAtgcatttgtttaaagaaaagttACCTTTATATGGCCCGCATAACGATGttagctttttaataatatagtagTATTTTAAACCTTAAATTATCAGTGTTTAGTGGTAATGATTTGGTTTTATGAAATCTAAATCCATGTATGGTTTTCCtcttatataaatgcatttaatatttttgactgtacaatgaatatttattacgaattataaaaaaattttctactaataattaagatgaatATATGTGTTGACGATTTATAGGCTGACCGTTTGTACTAGAGCCAccaattttgaaacatatatatcTGGGAGGGTGGGAGTCTACACCTTaggggatttttttaaagaaattttgttttaaaaaaaaggttaacaaaattatgtttacaacatgtttaaattaattaaaaactaaatgaaattttaatatttttgcaatataacaTTTGGAATGTTACAGCACatcctattaaaattttaaaaattatctcttcaGTGGTACCAGTTTGATATTTGTGCAAATTGCTTTctgaattttagtaatttttatttatttattgcttaattcCCTACaatcaattatattattgattcCAACCCTTTTCAATGTTCCCTCAAATATTTAATGGCTTGATTTTCTCTCACTGGacttttctgcattaaaatatcatgttCACCTTGGAacttaagataattaaaataatatggcttttATGTCTGATAATTTGGTGGAAATATAGACatagaagttatatttaaatgatttatctgcagttaaatataattccttaaaatcagaaaaaatttgagaaatttattcttaaactggcaagggttttttttctccctttctttttttaataattcatatcagACATGAAAATTTTTGGTTCTCATTTTATAAGTTATGGAATAATGTAAACAATCAATGAAAATCAGTTATTTACTGACAATCAAAATGAAGATCAATCACATTTCTGTGCATATGCCTGatgataagatatttaaattaaaagaagaccaaaatttcacttaataagGATCATCagcattgtatataaaatattcctgCAATTCTGAAGTACAGCTATCAAGCATCTAGTTTACAATGGACTTACTTTCAAATTGTACTGCCTGTTTCGAATGAACTAATCAATTCATTACTTATCATTTTTCCAGTGATCAGTGGAAAGAATTGTGAAACTGGTGACTGAATCGattcaaaatgtctgtggttcaaaCGCGAGAGAAGGATAcgtaagagcaaaaattgacttgTGTgcgaatatgccaaaatttaatgcagaaaaaaaaaacaatttaataatggcaatgaagtagaaacataTATTTCGCAGCTGTAACAATTGTAaccattaaggatacagaagtaagaaacacaaaattgaacgtaaagatattattttataattatactttgtaattaataattttttcgaattgtaaggcttatatatttatttaaaatgatcttttataactttatatgaatgaaaaattcataaaatattttatcaaaatttgtaattttaaaatgcttttacaaACTTTGAGCTATTTGCGACACCTTGagatattgttgtattgcaaccagaattttttaaaattctttttgaacctaaaagctaacttttctcTACTATTGCCaaactgaaatctaaaaaaaaaaaaaaattaaaggccaTTTTTTCACAGATTTTGAGCTTTTTGTGGTACcttaagataatgtaatattgcaaccaaatttttaaacattgtttttgaacctaaaaggcaattTTTGTTCTACCCTAATATACATGTTGTCTACcccttccatttaaaaaaatattgcaaattggTACTATATTAAAGCCTTCAACTTCAACAACTGGAACGGATGGATGATTTAGTGTTGCATGTTGAGGATTATGAGAAGCCAAGAGCAAACGCAAGGTGACTTCCCCTCCTCTCCATTTAAAGCAACATGAATGATTTGTCATTGCATCCTCCTGTTTTGAAATTGGGATGTGGGGAGTTGAGTCATGGATTTGAGAGAAAGTAGTTGGAAGGccattataaatgaatatttcaagcTGTGTCAAGGTTATATATATTCAAGAGGATGGTATTGAGATTTAAGATGCATAAAATCTTctgtaagaataaaatttcaataacactATTATTGGAGTGGAAGTTTTGAGGACAAAATATGGGAATATGATTATGAATTGAAATAGAGATATTATAATGTCATTTATTCGTGTGACTCCTGTAGCTCCTGTCCAGGTCATCGTAATTGTACAGATTAATTTtccctaatttattttattcatgtgtGCAACCAAATATAAAGAGTGTTTTATGACTGTTGGAATTCTTTGTTTATTGTAAGATTgataaaatgaaacttaatataaattttaattcttagaaacaaaaaaagtattctgaaacAATGTTTCTGTTCTAATTTCATCCCATATAtatgttcctttttttatatatttaggaaTGATGGCAGTTTTCATGTTAGCAATGTTGAACCTGGCTCCTATGTTGTTGAAGTGATTAATCCTAATCACATCTATGAACCTGCCAGAGTAGACATTAACTCAAAAGGCAAGTTTCGGGCCCGTAAGCTGAACTATGTTCAAACAAATCTGGTACAACATGTGCCTTACCCTTTGAAATTCAAAGTCAGAGcaccttataaatattttcaagtc
It encodes:
- the LOC129957115 gene encoding ER membrane protein complex subunit 7-like; protein product: MYYTILLICVTLAFADELDSSDNPDKYAIDGTVIPPDVITPEWLLSTKVLVNGGERLGFLRNDGSFHVSNVEPGSYVVEVINPNHIYEPARVDINSKGKFRARKLNYVQTNLVQHVPYPLKFKVRAPYKYFQVREAWRITDFLMNPMILMMVLPLLLIMILPKMMNAADPETQREMQQMQIPKYDVPELSEVMTSFFTGGKRAPSRNRAIKKRQ